Proteins encoded in a region of the Rickettsia bellii RML369-C genome:
- the lpxD gene encoding UDP-3-O-(3-hydroxymyristoyl)glucosamine N-acyltransferase, giving the protein MVNSNFYRNLGPRKLMAIADFLQDFIEAPKIHEDVAIHDIKILQEASSNDISFLSNIKYSRFLKNTKAAACIVPKDFTGEVNPNTVLLRAENSYFAYGKLIDFFYAPVKSYPAKIMKSAYVAESATIGKNCYVGHNAVIEDNVVIGDDSIIEAGSFIGTGVVIGRNARIESNVSINYSVIGDDVVILSGAKIGQDGFGFSTEKGMHHKIFHTGIVKIGNNVEIGANTTIDRGSLQDTIIEDLCRIDNLVQIGHSVKIGKGSIIVAQAGIAGSSVIGKYCALGGQVGVAGHLYIGDGAQVAAQGGVAQNIEAGKIVGGSPAVPIMDWHRQSIIMKQLINKRSK; this is encoded by the coding sequence ATGGTAAATAGTAATTTTTATAGGAATCTGGGACCAAGAAAGCTAATGGCAATTGCAGATTTCCTACAAGATTTTATAGAAGCTCCTAAAATTCATGAAGATGTAGCTATTCATGATATTAAAATTTTACAAGAAGCCTCTTCTAATGATATTAGCTTTTTAAGTAATATTAAATATTCTCGATTTTTAAAAAATACTAAAGCTGCAGCTTGTATCGTGCCAAAAGACTTTACGGGAGAAGTAAATCCCAATACTGTTTTATTGCGTGCTGAAAATTCATATTTTGCTTACGGCAAGCTAATAGATTTTTTCTATGCTCCGGTAAAATCGTATCCTGCTAAAATAATGAAATCAGCTTATGTTGCAGAATCAGCAACTATAGGTAAAAATTGTTATGTAGGTCATAATGCAGTTATTGAGGATAATGTTGTTATAGGTGATGATAGTATAATAGAAGCAGGCAGCTTTATAGGTACAGGAGTGGTTATTGGCAGAAATGCTAGAATCGAATCTAATGTATCAATAAATTATTCTGTTATAGGGGATGATGTTGTAATACTTTCAGGAGCAAAAATCGGACAAGACGGGTTTGGCTTTTCTACTGAAAAAGGTATGCATCATAAAATATTTCATACTGGAATTGTTAAAATCGGTAATAATGTTGAAATCGGTGCTAACACTACTATCGATAGGGGATCGCTGCAAGATACTATAATAGAAGATTTATGCCGCATAGATAATTTAGTGCAGATCGGGCATAGCGTCAAAATAGGTAAAGGCTCTATTATTGTAGCACAAGCAGGCATAGCCGGAAGTAGCGTAATTGGTAAATATTGTGCTCTTGGGGGGCAAGTGGGAGTCGCTGGACATCTATATATAGGTGATGGAGCTCAGGTAGCAGCACAAGGCGGTGTAGCACAAAATATAGAAGCGGGTAAGATTGTTGGCGGTAGTCCAGCTGTACCTATTATGGATTGGCACAGACAATCTATTATTATGAAACAATTAATAAATAAGAGATCTAAATAA
- a CDS encoding type II toxin-antitoxin system RelE family toxin, protein MREIVLEKRVIKTLERYPEKHQRQVKNKILSLMENPIPNNSKLLVGYPHFHRCDIEEYRIIYNFNESTIYVILVGKRNDSEVYKLLKNIF, encoded by the coding sequence ATGAGAGAAATAGTTTTAGAAAAAAGAGTAATAAAAACGTTAGAACGTTACCCTGAAAAGCATCAGCGTCAAGTTAAAAATAAAATTCTGTCTTTAATGGAAAATCCAATACCAAATAATAGTAAATTATTAGTAGGTTATCCTCATTTCCATAGATGCGATATCGAAGAATATAGAATAATTTACAACTTTAATGAAAGTACGATTTACGTTATATTAGTTGGCAAACGTAATGACTCTGAAGTGTATAAGTTATTAAAAAATATTTTCTGA
- a CDS encoding type II toxin-antitoxin system Phd/YefM family antitoxin, translated as MNISATELNKNPGKIIDQALREPIVINKQGRPTVVLVDYEYFTKLEDDYWGKAAKNIAEQPEWLSAKESEKFLRS; from the coding sequence ATGAATATATCTGCAACTGAATTAAATAAGAATCCTGGAAAAATTATTGATCAAGCATTAAGAGAGCCAATAGTCATTAACAAACAAGGTAGACCTACTGTTGTTTTAGTAGATTATGAATATTTTACTAAACTTGAAGATGATTATTGGGGAAAGGCAGCAAAAAATATTGCAGAACAACCGGAGTGGCTATCAGCAAAAGAATCAGAAAAATTTCTTAGAAGCTAA
- a CDS encoding patatin-like phospholipase family protein: protein MAEIENFKKNRNFIKPIVDLKEVQEEQVKYIDDLKEVQETPIRNIEDSKEALIEYVAFSGGGAKGAIYSGAYAALKKADLLDNVKAVAGSSAGAITAAIVAFGTPAERFEEISKTTNLQDLLGQKGFSAGVLQLNKDGKPLYNLLDKTIKDNVGDFLQRPDIVNVKDNKALDELRERHKSGGKIYFRDLALLRKYDPTNYKDLVVTAVEKDAGVLTIFSSLDTPDVEVALACRASASIPLVFEPVEINGKKYVDGGYLDNVPTKYFKDNEPEFDVKEITNDTDEIILAKKQGRTLSMAFGVGMEADANIAIYSAGEFKSPGEIVKFLVDVLFKMIAKIGGKFKYTDTLKETNEQLRENALNTVVLDTQGIDTLDFKDAQKYANYLHIKGYCQTMEYANNHGLAKEKDKTLEHQKFLLNVYEVYDNKNLNKTFGTKLLEMFIPSKENNDSKWQQGVVENHDDKAKILLSFCNVNALTKENLQPLLTEYVIAAATSRNGTLKDNTNSVKALFHVLNDPSASNEVKESFIEVFAIDKSKDTRFNKTKTYDENIAKFKFTKDDLESFITKNKSNEIKVQNKYAPPKHREHG, encoded by the coding sequence ATGGCAGAAATAGAAAACTTTAAAAAAAATCGAAATTTTATTAAACCTATTGTTGATTTAAAGGAAGTTCAAGAAGAGCAAGTCAAATATATAGATGATCTAAAAGAAGTTCAAGAAACTCCAATTAGAAATATAGAAGATTCTAAAGAAGCTCTTATAGAATATGTAGCTTTTAGCGGTGGTGGGGCTAAAGGGGCTATATATTCAGGTGCTTATGCTGCACTAAAAAAAGCCGATCTTTTAGATAATGTAAAAGCTGTTGCAGGCTCATCAGCCGGTGCTATAACTGCCGCAATAGTGGCATTTGGTACACCAGCTGAGCGATTTGAAGAAATATCTAAAACTACTAATTTACAAGATTTACTAGGACAAAAAGGGTTTTCTGCTGGCGTTCTACAGTTAAATAAAGATGGTAAACCTTTATATAATTTGCTTGATAAAACTATAAAAGATAATGTAGGCGATTTTTTACAAAGACCAGATATTGTAAATGTCAAAGATAATAAAGCTTTAGATGAGTTAAGAGAAAGGCATAAAAGCGGCGGTAAAATATATTTTAGGGATTTAGCATTACTTCGCAAATATGATCCTACTAACTATAAAGATTTAGTGGTTACAGCTGTTGAGAAAGATGCAGGTGTGCTAACTATTTTTAGCAGCCTTGATACGCCTGATGTTGAAGTTGCTTTAGCATGCCGTGCTTCTGCTTCTATCCCCCTTGTTTTTGAGCCAGTAGAAATTAATGGCAAAAAATATGTTGATGGTGGTTATTTGGATAACGTACCGACAAAATATTTTAAAGATAATGAACCAGAATTTGACGTAAAAGAAATAACGAATGATACAGATGAGATTATATTAGCTAAAAAGCAAGGGAGAACTCTTTCTATGGCTTTTGGTGTTGGCATGGAAGCGGATGCAAATATTGCGATATATAGTGCTGGAGAATTTAAAAGTCCAGGTGAAATTGTAAAATTTTTAGTTGACGTATTATTTAAAATGATTGCAAAAATAGGTGGAAAATTTAAATATACCGACACTCTAAAAGAAACAAATGAGCAGCTACGTGAAAATGCTTTAAATACTGTTGTTTTAGATACCCAAGGAATTGATACTCTTGATTTTAAAGATGCCCAAAAATATGCTAATTACCTACATATTAAAGGATATTGCCAAACTATGGAATATGCTAATAATCATGGGCTTGCTAAAGAAAAAGATAAAACGCTTGAACATCAGAAATTTCTATTAAATGTTTATGAAGTTTATGACAACAAGAATTTAAATAAAACCTTTGGAACTAAATTATTAGAAATGTTTATTCCGTCAAAGGAAAATAATGATTCTAAATGGCAACAAGGAGTTGTTGAAAACCATGATGATAAAGCAAAAATACTATTATCATTTTGCAATGTTAATGCTTTAACTAAAGAAAACCTACAACCACTTCTTACAGAATATGTAATAGCAGCTGCAACTAGCCGTAATGGTACATTAAAAGACAATACAAATTCAGTAAAAGCTTTATTCCATGTATTGAATGATCCAAGTGCTTCTAATGAAGTAAAAGAAAGTTTTATAGAAGTGTTTGCTATAGATAAAAGCAAAGATACAAGATTTAATAAAACTAAAACTTATGATGAAAATATTGCTAAGTTCAAATTTACTAAAGATGATTTAGAGTCGTTTATAACTAAAAATAAAAGCAATGAAATAAAGGTTCAAAATAAATATGCTCCACCTAAGCATAGGGAGCATGGGTAA
- a CDS encoding superoxide dismutase: MTYCDKSNQTSYPFVLPNLPYEKESFKPHFTAETFEYHHGKHHNAYVQNLNNLLKDKEELQKKNLEEIIDWSSQNQNIAIFNNAAQVWNHTFFWHSIKPNGGGKPSGKILKQINEDFGSFEEFCEQFKAEATGQFGSGWAWLVYHNNRLQIVKTANAGTPIANGMQPLLACDVWEHAYYIDYRNKRPDYVDIFIKHMINWEFVENNLTK; the protein is encoded by the coding sequence ATGACTTATTGTGATAAATCTAATCAAACTTCCTATCCTTTTGTGCTCCCTAATTTACCTTATGAAAAAGAAAGTTTTAAACCACATTTTACTGCTGAAACTTTTGAATATCATCATGGTAAACATCATAATGCTTACGTGCAGAATTTAAATAATTTGCTAAAAGATAAAGAAGAACTACAAAAAAAGAATTTAGAAGAAATTATAGACTGGTCATCGCAAAATCAAAATATTGCAATTTTTAATAATGCTGCACAGGTTTGGAATCATACATTTTTTTGGCATTCAATAAAGCCGAATGGTGGAGGAAAGCCAAGTGGTAAGATATTAAAGCAAATTAATGAGGATTTTGGTAGTTTTGAAGAGTTTTGTGAACAGTTTAAAGCAGAAGCAACGGGGCAGTTCGGGAGTGGCTGGGCTTGGCTTGTATATCATAATAATAGATTACAAATTGTAAAAACTGCAAATGCTGGTACACCTATAGCAAATGGTATGCAACCGCTTCTTGCATGTGATGTTTGGGAGCATGCTTATTATATTGATTATCGTAACAAACGTCCTGATTACGTTGACATTTTTATTAAGCATATGATCAATTGGGAATTTGTAGAAAATAATTTAACTAAATGA
- a CDS encoding DUF5460 family protein: protein MYTPKVFKCVMPVGLTEITSNLGNNMKYAISQIASKTFLSVYTTNDDGEFREGYSANILSCDLPQIYKDSKQEGASLTTVFKNCGNRNAIHEIAGLINKDGQNHVILNQAATVSQNDTATVLDQLYEVVDNRFSLGNETILGLEDCSPETANNALQQFKDYLISLIPTTTTTTTTTESPIDKGWDIKNHLNITYN from the coding sequence ATGTACACACCCAAAGTTTTTAAATGTGTTATGCCTGTAGGTTTAACCGAAATTACCAGTAATTTAGGTAATAATATGAAATATGCAATTTCTCAAATAGCCAGCAAAACATTTCTATCTGTTTATACAACAAATGATGATGGAGAATTCAGAGAAGGTTATTCCGCTAATATTTTATCATGTGATTTACCGCAGATTTATAAGGATAGTAAGCAAGAAGGAGCAAGTTTAACAACAGTATTTAAGAATTGTGGTAATAGAAATGCAATACATGAAATAGCGGGTCTTATTAATAAAGATGGTCAAAATCATGTTATTTTAAATCAAGCTGCAACTGTTTCTCAAAATGATACAGCCACTGTTTTAGATCAGCTTTATGAAGTAGTAGATAATAGATTTTCTTTAGGTAATGAAACTATCTTAGGTTTAGAAGATTGTAGCCCTGAAACAGCTAATAATGCACTTCAACAATTTAAAGATTATTTAATAAGCTTGATACCTACCACCACCACAACTACAACGACTACAGAGTCACCTATTGATAAGGGTTGGGATATTAAAAATCATCTTAATATTACTTACAACTAG
- a CDS encoding polysaccharide deacetylase family protein → MRKVLSFIFIILFFNSSYANEKIVDYKSVFLPVITSDKETKIAIRSYLTNSKKYFVLVDPNSFKTALIPQDQVELPSNEAEKQNLLKKLGNTPYIKALNKYTKPPYVQQNYGATHSMYEVKGQFLTIDMCPSSKSFEEEFFNKLVELSVKLNKPMPIAICVSGLWINKHEKEFLWLVQQQEKGYLQITWVNHSFSHPYFKDKPLENNFLLSNKENFEREVLEAGKVLVSHNIAPSPFFRFPGLVSDQTLIEKLKDFGFIPLGSDAWLAKGEKVQDGSFILVHGNSNEKAGIKLIMPMLPSLKLLPLEKAFLLAN, encoded by the coding sequence ATGAGAAAAGTTTTAAGTTTTATTTTTATAATATTGTTTTTTAATTCGAGCTATGCAAATGAAAAAATAGTTGACTATAAATCGGTCTTTTTGCCTGTAATTACTAGTGATAAAGAAACAAAAATTGCTATACGTTCGTACTTAACTAATTCTAAAAAATATTTTGTTTTAGTCGATCCGAATTCCTTTAAAACTGCTCTAATTCCGCAAGACCAAGTGGAGTTACCTAGCAATGAAGCAGAAAAACAAAATCTGCTAAAAAAATTAGGTAATACTCCTTATATCAAAGCTTTAAATAAATATACGAAGCCGCCTTATGTGCAGCAAAATTATGGTGCTACTCATTCAATGTATGAGGTAAAAGGACAATTTCTTACGATTGATATGTGCCCCTCTTCTAAAAGCTTTGAGGAGGAATTTTTTAACAAGCTTGTTGAGCTATCTGTTAAGCTAAATAAACCTATGCCAATTGCTATATGCGTTTCAGGTTTATGGATTAACAAACATGAGAAAGAATTTTTATGGTTAGTGCAGCAACAAGAAAAAGGCTATTTACAAATTACTTGGGTTAACCATTCATTTAGCCACCCTTATTTCAAGGATAAACCTCTTGAGAATAATTTTCTTCTTTCTAATAAAGAGAATTTTGAAAGAGAGGTTCTTGAAGCAGGGAAAGTATTAGTTAGCCATAATATTGCTCCGTCACCTTTCTTTCGTTTTCCTGGTTTAGTTTCAGATCAAACATTAATAGAAAAGCTAAAAGATTTTGGATTTATTCCGCTCGGAAGCGATGCTTGGCTTGCAAAAGGTGAAAAAGTTCAAGATGGTTCTTTTATCTTAGTGCATGGTAACAGCAACGAAAAAGCCGGAATAAAATTAATCATGCCAATGTTACCAAGTCTCAAATTATTACCTCTTGAAAAGGCATTTCTCTTGGCGAACTAA
- the dusB gene encoding tRNA dihydrouridine synthase DusB, which produces MIKIGNIELSSNIILAPMSGVTDLEFRRLVKRFGAGLVVSEMIASRAMIVESRQSLQKCSIMQDDATSACVQLAGCEPNVIAEAAKMNEDMGAKIIDLNFGCPAKKVVNGYSGSALMRDEGLAAKIFEAAVKAVKIPVTVKMRMGWDDQTKNAPTLAKIAERSGIQMVTVHGRTRCQFYSGNADWEFIKNVKEAVKIPVIANGDITNFAKAKEALEKSSADGVMVGRGAYGKPWLISQIDHYLKTGEEKPAPSIESQLDIVLEHYQAIVDYYGESAGVPIARKHMGWYSSGLPNSAEFRGAVNLMNDPIAVKDKIVEFYTSVINRE; this is translated from the coding sequence ATGATAAAAATTGGTAATATTGAACTTTCTTCAAACATAATCCTTGCTCCGATGTCGGGTGTGACGGATTTGGAATTTAGAAGATTAGTGAAAAGATTTGGAGCGGGGCTTGTGGTGTCGGAAATGATTGCAAGCAGAGCAATGATTGTAGAATCTAGGCAATCACTGCAAAAATGTTCTATTATGCAAGACGATGCAACAAGTGCATGCGTGCAGCTTGCCGGTTGTGAGCCGAACGTTATAGCTGAAGCTGCTAAGATGAACGAGGATATGGGAGCAAAGATTATTGACCTGAATTTTGGCTGTCCGGCGAAAAAAGTTGTAAACGGCTATTCAGGTTCGGCTTTGATGAGGGATGAGGGGCTTGCAGCTAAAATTTTTGAAGCGGCGGTTAAAGCAGTAAAAATTCCTGTAACCGTTAAAATGCGTATGGGCTGGGATGATCAAACAAAAAACGCTCCAACTCTAGCTAAAATTGCAGAAAGATCAGGAATTCAAATGGTGACAGTTCACGGCAGAACCAGATGCCAATTTTATTCAGGTAATGCCGATTGGGAGTTTATCAAAAACGTTAAAGAGGCAGTAAAAATTCCGGTTATAGCTAACGGCGATATCACTAATTTTGCCAAAGCTAAAGAAGCATTAGAGAAATCCAGTGCGGACGGGGTTATGGTCGGTAGAGGGGCATATGGCAAACCTTGGCTTATTTCACAAATTGACCACTACCTTAAAACAGGCGAGGAAAAACCGGCACCATCTATAGAGAGTCAGCTAGATATAGTGCTTGAGCATTATCAGGCTATCGTCGATTATTATGGCGAATCTGCAGGCGTACCTATCGCTCGTAAACATATGGGGTGGTATAGTAGCGGGCTGCCCAACTCGGCAGAATTTAGAGGAGCTGTTAATTTAATGAATGATCCAATAGCGGTAAAAGATAAGATTGTGGAGTTTTATACAAGCGTTATAAATAGAGAGTAA
- a CDS encoding DUF3800 domain-containing protein, which translates to MHILFIDESGDHNLTKIDPSYPIFVLGGVIIEKNYADNELIYEMNKFKQKVFGTTDIILHTAEICRNKNKFLCLKDKDFREFFIKN; encoded by the coding sequence ATGCATATATTATTTATTGATGAGTCAGGTGATCACAATCTTACAAAGATTGACCCTTCGTACCCTATTTTTGTACTTGGAGGTGTAATTATAGAAAAAAATTATGCTGATAATGAATTAATATATGAAATGAATAAATTTAAGCAAAAAGTTTTTGGTACTACAGATATCATATTGCATACTGCAGAAATATGCCGTAATAAAAACAAATTTTTATGTCTCAAAGATAAAGATTTTAGAGAGTTTTTTATCAAGAATTGA
- a CDS encoding DUF3800 domain-containing protein, giving the protein MNRLQYKVVACVIHKNKHLDSYGLAALDPYILSLNILLERFGYELSKGNQGVVVAESRNIVLDNQLKIAWENLKIQGTRHFKAKYLKKRICDFKLENKKNNIAGLQLADLVVSPVGRYIIGKKVQEDFQIIKQKFRKNDKGIHDGYGLVVLPK; this is encoded by the coding sequence ATGAATAGGCTGCAATATAAAGTAGTTGCTTGTGTAATTCATAAAAATAAGCATTTAGATAGTTATGGCCTTGCTGCACTTGATCCATATATTTTGAGTTTGAATATATTATTAGAACGTTTTGGTTATGAATTATCAAAAGGGAATCAAGGCGTAGTAGTTGCTGAAAGTCGTAATATTGTTTTAGATAATCAATTAAAAATAGCTTGGGAAAATTTAAAAATACAGGGTACAAGACATTTTAAAGCAAAGTATTTAAAAAAACGTATTTGTGATTTCAAGTTAGAGAATAAAAAAAATAATATTGCAGGATTACAATTGGCAGATTTAGTAGTATCACCTGTAGGACGTTATATAATAGGTAAAAAGGTTCAGGAAGATTTTCAAATTATTAAACAAAAATTCAGAAAAAATGATAAGGGAATTCATGATGGGTATGGATTAGTAGTTTTACCTAAATAA
- a CDS encoding bifunctional folylpolyglutamate synthase/dihydrofolate synthase: MFMPHFPVPKPNWKNQIKYDLENINSLLKALGDPHLRLPPVIHIAGTNGKGSSSAMLKSIFTQAGYKVHCYTSPHLLEFNERIIVAGEKISDNELWQVCEHVRVVSEKFNIEPSFFEGTTAAAFLAFANNKADILILETGLGGRFDATNVIDQPLITLITPISYDHMHVLGSTLQLIAFEKAGIMKQDTPCVISVQVPEVHEILFAKAENLAAPTFCYEYDFGIQKTDNGFIYSSQNFTYEFPAPSLVGDHQLINAASVIALISLINKQFNINNEAIAKGLQNTVWSARIEKINPQKYSKLIGDDVQIWVDGAHNNSGAQVLTAWIRDNLKSPIYLILGMTKNRNIEEFCAYFKGLITKGYGIKVLSETLSYNAEIIALEASKTGIDFTSSESLEEAIMDIKKINGDNKANIIITGSLFLAADFYKLLQSLI, encoded by the coding sequence ATGTTCATGCCGCATTTTCCAGTACCAAAACCAAACTGGAAAAATCAAATTAAATATGATTTAGAAAATATAAACAGTCTTTTAAAGGCTTTAGGCGATCCTCACTTAAGGCTTCCTCCTGTAATACATATAGCAGGTACGAACGGCAAAGGCTCAAGTAGTGCGATGCTTAAAAGCATTTTTACGCAAGCTGGTTATAAAGTACATTGCTATACTTCTCCGCATTTATTAGAGTTTAATGAGCGAATTATAGTAGCTGGTGAGAAAATCTCAGATAATGAATTATGGCAAGTTTGTGAACATGTAAGGGTAGTAAGTGAGAAATTTAATATTGAACCTAGTTTTTTTGAAGGAACGACAGCCGCAGCTTTTCTAGCATTTGCCAATAATAAAGCTGATATATTAATTTTAGAAACAGGACTCGGCGGTAGATTTGATGCAACAAATGTAATAGATCAGCCGTTAATTACGTTAATTACCCCTATTTCATATGATCATATGCATGTGCTAGGATCAACCTTGCAGCTAATAGCTTTTGAAAAAGCTGGCATTATGAAGCAGGACACGCCTTGTGTTATAAGCGTACAAGTTCCCGAAGTTCATGAAATATTATTTGCAAAAGCAGAAAATTTAGCAGCCCCCACCTTTTGTTATGAATATGATTTTGGTATACAAAAAACGGATAATGGGTTTATTTACTCCTCACAAAATTTTACCTATGAATTTCCTGCTCCCTCTTTAGTTGGTGATCATCAGTTGATCAATGCAGCAAGCGTTATTGCACTAATAAGTCTTATTAATAAACAATTTAATATCAATAATGAAGCTATTGCTAAAGGTCTACAAAATACTGTTTGGTCTGCTAGAATCGAGAAAATTAACCCGCAAAAATATTCTAAATTAATAGGTGATGACGTACAAATTTGGGTGGATGGAGCACATAATAATAGTGGTGCACAAGTTTTAACAGCGTGGATTCGTGATAATTTAAAATCACCGATATATTTGATACTCGGTATGACTAAAAACCGCAATATAGAAGAGTTTTGTGCTTACTTCAAAGGTTTGATAACTAAAGGTTATGGTATTAAAGTTTTATCTGAAACATTAAGCTATAATGCTGAGATAATAGCCTTAGAGGCAAGTAAAACCGGTATTGATTTTACCTCTAGTGAAAGCCTTGAAGAAGCAATTATGGACATAAAAAAAATAAATGGCGATAATAAAGCAAATATCATAATAACCGGATCGCTTTTCTTAGCGGCTGATTTTTACAAGCTACTGCAATCACTTATTTGA
- a CDS encoding biotin transporter BioY, which translates to MQLSTISFPTVKQRTLEVFLGVALLAICSQIIIPMKPIFISLQTVAVMFIGLTYNKTTAPLTILSYITLGVVGMPIFGEFSSGLRILFGPTAGYLAGFIIVVYVMASLKDKIFINNKLLNQISLCLIGNIIIMSLGWMWLAKMIGASGAFYGGVLPFIIPGIIKSALLIGLINIVKPKAKYTS; encoded by the coding sequence ATGCAACTTAGTACAATCTCTTTCCCGACAGTTAAACAAAGAACTCTTGAAGTATTTTTAGGAGTAGCATTACTTGCGATTTGTTCGCAAATAATAATACCTATGAAGCCGATATTTATTTCATTGCAAACTGTTGCAGTTATGTTTATCGGGCTTACATATAATAAGACCACTGCCCCTTTAACGATATTATCTTATATAACTCTTGGAGTAGTAGGAATGCCTATATTTGGAGAATTTTCCAGTGGCTTACGAATATTATTCGGTCCTACAGCTGGATATTTAGCAGGCTTTATAATTGTTGTATACGTTATGGCAAGCTTAAAAGATAAAATTTTTATTAATAATAAGCTATTAAATCAAATATCATTATGTTTAATCGGTAATATAATTATTATGAGCTTAGGTTGGATGTGGCTTGCTAAAATGATAGGAGCAAGTGGTGCATTTTATGGTGGTGTATTACCCTTTATAATACCTGGTATAATTAAATCAGCTTTATTAATTGGGCTTATTAACATAGTAAAACCAAAAGCCAAATATACTAGTTGA
- a CDS encoding glutathione S-transferase family protein, whose product MKKLYHYPICPISRQARVFLKELDIQFTTIKEDYWQFNKEFLKINPAGTLPVLEEQYGLSVVGIYPLVEYLHSKYPNFNFLDEDVDVCCEIRRLFFWFNDKFYREVTKIIIDEKVIRSIAKMSSPRTEFLRAAKNNLNYHLEYMTSLLEKRSYIVLDSLTIADIAAACHLSVLDYFSEIYWDKWTVIKHWYSLIKSRPAFRLLLQDRIPGFTPPSYYTDLDF is encoded by the coding sequence ATGAAGAAATTATATCATTATCCTATCTGTCCCATCTCAAGACAAGCTCGTGTCTTTTTAAAAGAATTAGATATACAATTTACTACAATTAAAGAAGATTATTGGCAGTTTAATAAAGAATTTCTAAAAATAAACCCTGCCGGAACATTGCCTGTTTTAGAGGAACAATATGGTTTATCGGTAGTTGGTATTTATCCTTTGGTAGAATATCTTCATAGCAAATATCCAAATTTTAATTTTTTAGATGAGGATGTAGATGTTTGTTGTGAAATCAGGCGATTATTCTTTTGGTTTAATGATAAATTTTATCGTGAAGTTACTAAAATTATCATCGATGAAAAAGTTATAAGATCAATCGCTAAAATGAGCAGTCCAAGAACTGAATTTTTACGTGCTGCAAAAAATAACCTAAATTATCACCTAGAATATATGACTAGCTTACTTGAGAAAAGAAGTTATATAGTTTTAGACTCGCTAACTATTGCTGATATTGCAGCAGCTTGTCATTTATCCGTACTTGATTATTTTAGTGAAATTTATTGGGATAAATGGACTGTTATTAAACATTGGTATTCGCTAATTAAATCAAGACCTGCTTTTAGATTATTATTGCAAGATAGAATCCCAGGCTTTACTCCACCAAGCTATTATACAGATTTAGATTTCTAA